From Solanum stenotomum isolate F172 chromosome 2, ASM1918654v1, whole genome shotgun sequence:
AATAGACCTTGGCAAACTGCCATATTTAGGCCAAAATTAATAATGATTTATAAGAAAATTAACTGGATATTAACATCCATTTAATATGatgaatatagaaaataatatcaacacttctttttctttttgagctACTAGAATCATTTTTCCAACAGATTAACCCCCAAAAAACTGTTCAAAAGATGCCTAATTGATTTTCTCAGTcactaaatattttgatattataatGACTATTGATTGTTCAGCTGCTTTAGCTTTCAGCCAATTTGTAAGAATTGCATCAAATGAACCTGTTTTTATAACGCCGATAACATAAATGAGTCATTTCTAATAGTTCAAcggcatatttgagccttttccctttGTTAAATCATCACGAAATCATTTTAGCATagaatcccaaaaaaaaataaaaaatacatctgTTTGAACCAATTCCACACACTAAAACAAGCCAAAAACAGGAAAAATGAAACATTGAAAAAACAGAATGTTGAAATAATCCAAGTTGATAGATGGTTGGAGAAGCCAAGTTGATGAAGGTGAATTGTCTTCAAGTGACAGCTTCTTCTCTGTTGATTTCACCCAAATTTTAAGACAcgatttatataaataaatcaacaaagttatatatttgtttgtatatttacCTTTAGTATTGTGAAATAAGACATCATATATGGTTGAAAAGCTTCAGCGCATTTAATTTCTCTTCAATAGGCAATGGCTCCACATCTTTCATTCTCTCAGGAATTTGGTTCAGCTTTAGACAGCGATCGATACGAAGAGCTTTGATCAGAGGCATGGCACTTGTTGCTAAATTCCATCTTTCTAGGTTCCAAAGACAATCAAGACTAAGGAACTTCAGTTGACTAAAAGTGTTATCACTGCAGATTATTTCTTTTCCNNNNNNNNNNNNNNNNNNNNNNNNNNNNNNNNNNNNNNNNNNNNNNNNNNNNNNNNNNNNNNNNNNNNNNNNNNNNNNNNNNNNNNNNNNNNNNNNNNNNNNNNNNNNNNNNNNNNNNNNNNNNNNNNNNNNNNNNNNNNNNNNNNNNNNNNNNNNNNNNNNNNNNNNNNNNNNNNNNNNNNNNNNNNNNNNNNNNNNNNNNNNNNNNNNNNNNNNNNNNNNNNNNNNNNNNNNNNNNNNNNNNNNNNNNNNNNNNNNNNNNNNNNNNNNNNNNNNNNNNNNNNNNNNNNNNNNNNNNNNNNNNNNNNNNNNNNNNNNNNNNNNNNNNNNNNNNNNNNNNNNNNNNNNNNNNNNNNNNNNNNNNNNNNNNNNNNNNNNNNNNNNNNNNNNNNNNNNNNNNNNNNNNNNNNNNNNNNNNNNNNNNNNNNNNNNNNNNNNNNNNNNNNNNNNNNNNNNNNNNNNNNNNNNNNNNNNNNNNNNNNNNNNNNNNNNNNNNNNNNNNNNNNNNNNNNNNNNNNNNNNNNNNNNNNNNNNNNNNNNNNNNNNNNNNNNNNNNNNNNNNNNNNNNNNNNNNNNNNNNNNNNNNNNNNNNNNNNNNNNNNNNNNNNNNNNNNNNNNNNNNNNNNNNNNNNNNNNNNNNNNNNNNNNNNNNNNNNNNNNNNNNNNNNNNNNNNNNNNNNNNNNNNNNNNNNNNNNNNNNNNNNNNNNNNNNNNNNNNNNNNNNNNNNNNNNNNNNNNNNNNNNNNNNNNNNNNNNNNNNNNNNNNNNNNNNNNNNNNNNNNNNNNNNNNNNNNNNNNNNNNNNNNNNNNNNNNNNNNNNNNNNNNNNNNNNNNNNNNNNNNNNNNNNNNNNNNNNNNNNNNNNNNNNNNNNNNNNNNNNNNNNNNNNNNNNNNNNNNNNNNNNNNNNNNNNNNNNNNNNNNNNNNNNNNNNNNNNNNNNNNNNNNNNNNNNNNNNNNNNNNNNNNNNNNNNNNNNNNNNNNNNNNNNNNNNNNNNNNNNNNNNNNNNNNNNNNNNNNNNNNNNNNNNNNNNNNNNNNNNNNNNNNNNNNNNNNNNNNNNNNNNNNNNNNNNNNNNNNNNNNNNNNNNNNNNNNNNNNNNNNNNNNNNNNNNNNNNNNNNNNNNNNNNNNNNNNNNNNNNNNNNNNNNNNNNNNNNNNNNNNNNNNNNNNNNNNNNNNNNNNNNNNNNNNNNNNNNNNNNNNNNNNNNNNNNNNNNNNNNNNNNNNNNNNNNNNNNNNNNNNNNNNNNNNNNNNNNNNNNNNNNNNNNNNNNNNNNNNNNNNNNNNNNNNNNNNNNNNNNNNNNNNNNNNNNNNNNNNNNNNNNNNNNNNNNNNNNNNNNNNNNNNNNNNNNNNNNNNNNNNNNNNNNNNNNNNNNNNNNNNNNNNNNNNNNNNNNNNNNNNNNNNNNNNNNNNNNNNNNNNNNNNNNNNNNNNNNNNNNNNNNNNNNNNNNNNNNNNNNNNNNNNNNNNNNNNNNNNNNNNNNNNNNNNNNNNNNNNNNNNNNNNNNNNNNNNNNNNNNNNNNNNNNNNNNNNNNNNNNNNNNNNNNNNNNNNNNNNNNNNNNNNNNNNNNNNNNNNNNNNNNNNNNNNNNNNNNNNNNNNNNNNNNNNNNNNNNNNNNNNNNNNNNNNNNNNNNNNNNNNNNNNNNNNNNNNNNNNNNNNNNNNNNNNNNNNNNNNNNNNNNNNNNNNNNNNNNNNNNNNNNNNNNNNNNNNNNNNNNNNNNNNNNNNNNNNNNNNNNNNNNNNNNNNNNNNNNNNNNNNNNNNNNNNNNNNNNNNNNNNNNNNNNNNNNNNNNNNNNNNNNNNNNNNNNNNNNNNNNNNNNNNNNNNNNNNNNNNNNNNNNNNNNNNNNNNNNNNNNNNNNNNNNNNNNNNNNNNNNNNNNNNNNNNNNNNNNNNNNNNNNNNNNNNNNNNNNNNNNNNNNNNNNNNNNNNNNNNNNNNNNNNNNNNNNNNNNNNNNNNNNNNNNNNNNNNNNNNNNNNNNNNNNNNNNNNNNNNNNNNNNNNNNNNNNNNNNNNNNNNNNNNNNNNNNNNNNNNNNNNNNNNNNNNNNNNNNNNNNNNNNNNNNNNNNNNNNNNNNNNNNNNNNtttttttttttaatccttcaACCAAACTTGTTTAAGGAATATCTTAAATGGAATAATAATTACCTTTAttaactaaattttaaattttcaaatgaaGTTCTATGTCCcaaacaaaattctaaaatccaAATACTCATTTTGAATTCCTACTTTAaataccttcttttttttttctgtttttgttaGCTTCAAATAAGACTAGTTGTCCAAACGTCaaatataatatcttttttttctcatagACTAGAGATGGCAAATGGGCCGGGCGGGGCAAATCCGCATTAACCTACAAAATCTTCTCTCCACCCCACCCTGTTCCATAtagcataattttttattttcgtcTCGTCTCGACCTGCCCTATTGCTATCCCTACTCATAGTCACATCAATATGATTGATATTACAACGCAAGGACCCAGCCTCTTTATAAATATTTGCAAGTTAGGAAGCAAAAACACACACAATTAATAATTTCTATATCTCATGGCTTCAATATTCTTACAAGTTCTTGCACTACTTGCAATACTATATATTCTTCAAGAATTACACAACAAAttcataaaaaagaagaaaaaactccCTCCTGGTCCAAAAGGGTTTCCAATTGTAGGAAATCTCCATATGATTGGGAAAAAtatccaccaagatcttcataAAATAGCCAAAAAATATGGTCCAATAATGAGCATGAAATTTGGTGCTATTCCTATAATTGTTGCTTCATCTCCTCATGCTGCTGAACAATTCTTGAAAAAACATGATCTTATTTTTGCTAGTAGACCAAATAGTAGAGCTATGCAAATTGTGGCGTATAATCAGAGAAATTTGACATTTGGAAAATATGGACCTTATTGGAGAAATATGCGAAAATTATGCACGTTAGAATTGCTTAGTCCACTCAAGATCAATTCATTTCAAGATATGAGAAAACAACAAGTTACAGATTTTGTGACTTTTATCAATCGGGCAGCTTCTAGTCATGTTGAAGTTGATATTAGTGCTAATCTTTCTTTATTAAGTGCTAATATGTCATGTTTAATGATATTTGGGAAAAAATACATGGatgatgaatttgatgaaaGGGGTTTTAAAGATGTTATTCAAGAGGCTTTGATTATAGCAGCAACACCAAATATTGGTgagttttttccttttctagatAAGTTTGATTTGCAGGGATTAATTCCTCGTATGAAGAAATTGGCTAAggtatttgatgaatttttggagAGAGTTATTGATGAACATGTTCAAAATTCCAAAGAGAAGAAGCAAACTAAGGATATTGTTGATACTATGATGAATATCATGCAATCTGGTGAAGCTGAATTCGAATTTGATCGTTGTCATGTCAAAGCTATTTTATTGGTAATTTTACTATGTTATAGtttataatcattttatttatcataataCGAATAGAGTTTGAAGATTTTTACCAGCAGgacacttttatttattatagcaGGTACTTACTAGCAGGATATTTTTACTTACTAGGTAATTTACTCTCACATCTATTTAGGATTGCTATGCTTAGGTGACTTGATAGTGAAAATATCTAATTTGAGTCTTAGAAGAGAATTGGTaaaatctaaaagaaaaaagaaaaaaataaaagatattgaGTCCACTAGTCTTATTTGAGGCATGGGTTCAATAGTCTCTCAAGTGTGTTTTTGATTATTAGCtttaattattctttatttaaataaaagagtTTAATtggtgtaaaaaaatattacaccattataattatttttatatgttaacAGATAATGacctattttatttaaaagattaTAAATCTCCTATATTAAGGAGAATTATTGACGGTGTATATTTAACCATGTGAATAATATTGTTGATAGGGGAGGAACCAGGTAAGGTCGAGAGTGTTCATTTGAACCTCCTTCAGCAGAAAATAATTACATTGcttatacatgattaaaattatattttatgtatatatactaaATGGTAAACATTCTTCcaattttttcatatgtttacttattcatattttgaacccctttaataaaatttttgaCTCCACCACTATGCAGGACTTGTTAATAGCTTCTATAGACACCTCAGCAACATCAATTGATTGGATTTTCTCTGAACTTCTAAGGCACCCAAATATAATGAAGAAATTACAAAAGGAGTTGGAACAAGTAGTTGGAATGAATAGAATGGTGGAAGAATCAGACTTGGAAAAATTAGAGTACTTAGACATGATAATCAAAGAAGGCTTTAGGCTTCACCCTATTGCACCACTACTCATCCCTCGTGAATCAATGGAAGATTGCATAATTGATGGCTTTAATATACCTAGAGGTTCACGAATTCTAGTAAATACTTGGGCAATCGGAAGAGATTCAGAAGTTTGGCCTGAACCTGAAAAGTTCATGCCAGAAAGATTTGTTGGTAGTGATATTGATCTTCGTGGACATGATTTTCAACTTTTACCATTTAGCTCTGGGAGAAGAAGATGTCCTGGATTACAATTAGGGCTCACAGTTGTTCGCCTAGTAATAGCACAATTGGTTCATTGTTTTGACTGGAAGCTACCAAATGATATGATGCCAAATGATTTAGACATGACTGAGaaatttagtttagttgtatCTAGAGCTCAACATTTAATGGCTATTCCTACTTATCGTTTGCATGTATAGTTGATATGAGCCTTGGTAGAGCAAGGTGGGTTAGAGTTTTTGCAGGTGCGTAgcgaatttaaataattatttattttcaaaattcacaCGGACTCTGGGATGATTAAAGCTTTTGTGGGTGTATATATAGCAgatttaaatgtatttttttacaatatatatatatatatatatatattactataattgggacaaaaaaagttgaaagttgaattacaattttattcctattattaactatttaaatattaaattgtgtcattttaattaaaatgttaatgaCTTTTGAACTTACTTAgattaatttctaattaaatatcttatttaataataataataataagtaaatcCAAAATCTCTACATAAATTACTCAATTTTCCTctttccataacttttttcCGTAACCCCTctcataaataatataatttatgtggaaaaagtattatcatttatgataaataaagaaatttaataatttaaaagggTGCAAATCTACATGGTTTattagctttaattttttttttcctattcttcattcttttttatttgccttaactattcatattcataactcaTATCTAATTACctattcaatttttatactCTTAATATCCATAACTCTCATCTTTTTATATTCATAACCt
This genomic window contains:
- the LOC125854658 gene encoding cytochrome P450 71AU50-like; this encodes MASIFLQVLALLAILYILQELHNKFIKKKKKLPPGPKGFPIVGNLHMIGKNIHQDLHKIAKKYGPIMSMKFGAIPIIVASSPHAAEQFLKKHDLIFASRPNSRAMQIVAYNQRNLTFGKYGPYWRNMRKLCTLELLSPLKINSFQDMRKQQVTDFVTFINRAASSHVEVDISANLSLLSANMSCLMIFGKKYMDDEFDERGFKDVIQEALIIAATPNIGEFFPFLDKFDLQGLIPRMKKLAKVFDEFLERVIDEHVQNSKEKKQTKDIVDTMMNIMQSGEAEFEFDRCHVKAILLDLLIASIDTSATSIDWIFSELLRHPNIMKKLQKELEQVVGMNRMVEESDLEKLEYLDMIIKEGFRLHPIAPLLIPRESMEDCIIDGFNIPRGSRILVNTWAIGRDSEVWPEPEKFMPERFVGSDIDLRGHDFQLLPFSSGRRRCPGLQLGLTVVRLVIAQLVHCFDWKLPNDMMPNDLDMTEKFSLVVSRAQHLMAIPTYRLHV